One Salvelinus fontinalis isolate EN_2023a chromosome 27, ASM2944872v1, whole genome shotgun sequence genomic region harbors:
- the zc3h14 gene encoding zinc finger CCCH domain-containing protein 14 isoform X4 — MEIGTEISKKIRAAIKGKLQELGAYVDEELPDYIMVMVANKKTSQQMSDDLSLFLGNNTIKFTVWLHGVLEKLRSVAVGKFRLHGVLEKLRSVAVEPASLRPQLYSDTGTSSGKSEWKGEESKGLAVSSSRSDRTEARVSSSAHEHRVSSDKTSLSRLTSAVKPLMDPPSSEAVIDIKPELDDDLIGEDPVDMGVLPGRLRGSTSGGGRASAQIYRPPQGRSSSGTGRSADAYRSSEGSSGSHSRQQHSSYHLDSRSSRDSRTYRDGGSSRQQEEASRKRKAPVVSSVVRVNQAADGGRDSEEEEDDDDEDEGYGVKNLSSRVSLPSKPERKPSLPPAKQANKNLLLRAMSEAQISINKTAAYPPIPQRQTVPVAPRTRSTADEMNAAIQLVQEHLHGLVPRGQSYTPSEPQPPRQLVVQSRSLASRLQLDVPEDTMSAQHSDYLALEVAEGSVLKPFDTRSFIVRRPELEEELVPVRSRLGQLDKVPMTSRLGLEEVPPPMRSGLEEVPPPMRSRREETAVPMRSRLGAMVKEEIQPATPRMVQPASSEKAEAAGSASPKFIVTLDGVPSPLGNLGDCDMEADDSYPKPTKTTMPDPSIHLGTKPKLSIHHRLQGEPQYPDELGMETEEEEAGPVKRQKVLERCKFWPVCKSGDECVYHHPTTQCKTFPSCKFGDKCLFVHPNCKFDGKCSKPDCPFTHVSRRGPAPYAPPVRPVPPVQTSSVCRFFPECKKMDCLFYHPKPCRFGAQCKRTGCTFYHPTASVPPRHALKWTKAQSS, encoded by the exons ATGGAGATCGGCACAGAGATAAGCAAGAAAATACGG GCTGCTATCAAGGGAAAGCTTCAAGAACTCGGTGCCTATGTTG acgaAGAGTTACCAGACTATATCATGGTGATGGTGGCCAACAAGAAGACTTCACAGCAGATGTCTGATGACCTGTCCCTCTTCCTCGGCAACAATACCATCAAGTTTACTGTCTG GTTACATGGAGTCCTGGAGAAGCTGAGGTCTGTGGCTGTAGGTAAGTTCAGGTTACATGGAGTCCTGGAGAAGCTGAGGTCTGTGGCTGTAG aacccGCGTCCCTGAGGCCTCAGCTGTACTCCGACACTGGCACCTCGTCAGGGAAGAGTGAGTGGAAGGGGGAGGAGTCAAAGGGCCTTGCGGTGTCCAGCTCACGCTCTGATAGGACAGAGGCCCGTGTGTCAAGCTCCGCCCATGAGCACAG GGTCTCCTCAGACAAAACCTCCTTGTCCCGCCTCACCTCCGCGGTCAAGCCCCTGATGGACCCTCCCTCCTCTGAGGCCGTCATCGACATCAAGCCCGAGCTAGACGATGACCTCATCGGCGAGGACCCCGTGGACATGGGCGTCCTCCCAGGTCGCCTGCGTGGATCCACCTCCGGAGGAGGGCGGGCATCAGCTCAGATCTACAGGCCACCCCAGGGCAGGTCCTCCTCGGGGACAGGCAGGTCGGCGGACGCCTATAGGTCCTCAGAAGGGTCCTCGGGGTCTCACAGCAGGCAGCAGCACAGCAGCTATCACCTGGACAGTAGGAGCAGCAGAGACAGCAGGACATACAGAGATGGAGGCAGCAGCAGG CAGCAGGAGGAGGCTTCGAGGAAGCGCAAAGCCCCGGTGGTGAGCTCCGTGGTGCGGGTGAACCAGGCAGCAGACGGGGGTCGagacagtgaggaggaggaggatgatgatgatgaagatgaaggaTACGGGGTCAAGAACCTGTCCAGCAGAGTGTCCCTGCCTTCCAAACCAGAACGCAA ACCCTCCCTGCCCCCGGCCAAACAAGCCAACAAGAACCTGCTACTGAGGGCTATGTCTGAGGCCCAGATCTCTATCAACAAGACTGCAGCCTACCCACCTA TACCACAGAGACAGACGGTTCCGGTGGCGCCCAGGACGCGTTCAACCGCTGACGAGATGAACGCAGCCATCCAGCTGGTTCAGGAGCACCTCCACGGCCTGGTCCCCAGGGGGCAGTCTTACACCCCCTCAGAGCCTCAGCCCCCCAGGCAGCTAG TAGTTCAGTCTCGGTCCCTGGCCTCTCGGCTGCAGTTAGACGTGCCAGAAGACACCATGAGCGCACAGCACAGTGACTATTTAG CTCTGGAGGTGGCTGAGGGGAGTGTTCTGAAGCCATTTGACACACGCTCCTTCATCGTGAGGAGACCTGAACTGGAGGAGGAGCTGGTTCCTGTCCGGAGCAGACTGGGACAACTGGACaag GTGCCTATGACGAGTAGGCTGGGGTTAGAGGAGGTGCCACCTCCTATGAGGAGTGGACTGGAGGAAGTGCCACCTCCTATGAGGAGTAGACGGGAGGAGACCGCAGTGCCTATGAGGAGCAGGCTGGGAGCCATGGTCAAGGAGGAGATCCAGCCAGCTACTCCACGTATGGTGCAGCCAGCCAG CAGTGAGAAGGCTGAAGCCGCGGGGTCAGCCAGTCCTAAATTCATTGTGACTCTGGATGGGGTTCCTAGCCCCCTGGGTAACCTAGGAGACTGTGACATGGAGGCAGACGACAGTTATCCTAAACCAACCAAGACCACCATGCCTGACCCCTCCATCCACCTCGGAACAAAACCCAAACTCAGCATCCACCACAGACTGCAGGGGGAACCACAATACCCTGATG AGTTAGGGATGGAgaccgaggaggaggaggcgggtcCTGTGAAGAGACAGAAGGTTCTGGAGAGGTGTAAGTTCTGGCCCGTCTGTAAGAGTGGAGATGAGTGTGTTTACCACCACCCTACCACTCAGTGCAA AACCTTCCCCAGCTGTAAGTTTGGGGACAAATGCCTGTTCGTCCATCCTAACTGTAAGTTTGACGGCAAGTGTTCCAAACCAGATTGTCCCTTCACTCACGTCAGCCGCAGAGGACCTGCCCCCTACGCCCCCCCAGTCAGACCAG TACCTCCAGtccagaccagcagtgtctgccGTTTCTTCCCAGAGTGTAAGAAGATGGACTGTCTCTTCTACCACCCCAAG CCGTGTCGGTTTGGAGCCCAGTGTAAACGTACTGGCTGCaccttctaccaccccactgcctcgGTCCCTCCCAGACACGCCCTCAAGTGGACTAAGGCCCAGAGCAG CTAG